The following coding sequences are from one Panicum hallii strain FIL2 chromosome 5, PHallii_v3.1, whole genome shotgun sequence window:
- the LOC112891566 gene encoding protein TRIGALACTOSYLDIACYLGLYCEROL 4, chloroplastic produces the protein MLLRRMRWMSEGDGRWELDAETPATMEGTARPVPGDPLPLGLSRGPRVTRPKQLDFFHRFMASPLVPTFSSADGGLSVHHAHLFHLTDNWSFTILEKIHVQKLVSVVKEKLANRQEEAPWTKDLKKHLHDVMSLGVGTELLITPDTTLLLELYDIKKGDRGKAIFHHKLPHQNITFQASWPGLFVDKKGLYWDVPLSLSADLASVGSSSGLSYHLLLQQNSGEPKCFGGDETSEVPIALLPGLCAKAAVSIKKSIDAWRKKEDKLKNVQPYDVFLSDSHASFTGIVGAVASGYLGDCSRRVSIRDETQRSNAFRMFNERNKFAAFADLFASVTFTAQYGNFQRLFLDLTKASARFDIASGSLFLCGASRLAQDFFFSRKPDIETFCDVCPDVTISFQQQIVGPFSFRVESSVAIDPRNQDHFVRVDDSIFAIDWALKVLGSAKATAWFSLKYQEAMVELRFFEA, from the exons ATGTTGTTGCGGCGGATGCGGTGGATGTCGGAGGGGGACGGGCGGTGGGAGCTGGACGCCGAGACGCCGGCGACGATGGAGGGCACGGCGCGCCCCGTCCCGGGGGACCCCTTGCCGCTGGGGCTCTCCCGGGGCCCCCGCGTCACCCGCCCCAAGCAGCTCGACTTCTTCCACCGGTTCATGGCGTCCCCGCTCGTCCCCACCTTCTCCTCCGCCGACGGCGGCCTCTCCGTCCACCACGCCCACCTTTTCCACCTCACGGACAACTG GTCTTTTACCATCTTGGAGAAAATTCATGTTCAGAAGCTTGTGTCTGTTGTGAAAGAGAAATTAGCAAATCGACAGGAAGAGGCCCCATGGACCAAAGATCTGAAGAAACACTTGCATGATGTTATGTCTCTAGGTGTAGGCACAGAACTCTTAATCACACCAGACACCACTTTGCTGCTGGAGTTATATGATATCAAGAAGGGAGATCGAGGAAAAGCGATATTTCACCACAAG CTTCCTCATCAAAATATTACCTTCCAAGCATCTTGGCCTGGATTATTTGTTGATAAAAAAGGACTGTATTGGGATGTGCCATTGTCATTATCTGCTGACCTTGCTTCAGTTGGCTCCAGTTCTGGATTGAGTTATCATCTACTTTTGCAGCAGAATAGTGGGGAACCAAAATGCTTTGGTGGAGATGAAACCAGTGAAGTTCCTATTGCTCTGCTGCCTGGCTTATGTGCCAAAGCAGCTGTTTCCATCAAGAAAAGTATTGATGCTTGGAGGAAAAAAGAAGATAAGCTAAAAAATGTTCAGCCATATGATGTATTTCTCTCGGATTCACATGCTTCATTTACTGGTATCGTTG GTGCAGTAGCCAGTGGATATTTGGGGGATTGTTCAAGGAGAGTGTCTATACGAGATGAAACACAAAGGAGTAATGCTTTTAGGATGTTTAACGAGAGGAATAAATTTGCTGCCTTTGCAGACCTCTTTGCTTCTGTTACCTTTACTGCTCAATATGGGAATTTTCAGAGGCTTTTTTTGGATTTGACAAAGGCAAGTGCCCGATTTGATATTGCCTCGGGCTCATTGTTCTTATGTGGTGCTTCTCGCCTTGCACAAGATTTCTTCTTCTCTAGAAAACCTGACATTGAGACATTCTGTGACGTTTGTCCAGATGTTACTATTTCTTTTCAACAACAG ATAGTTGGGCCTTTCAGTTTTCGCGTTGAATCCTCTGTTGCCATTGATCCTAGAAACCAGGACCATTTTGTCCGAGTGGATGATTCGATATTTGCAATCGATTGGGCTCTGAAGGTCCTGGGTTCCGCAAAGGCAACAGCATGGTTTTCCCTCAAGTATCAGGAAGCCATGGTGGAGCTTCGTTTCTTCGAAGCATGA
- the LOC112894787 gene encoding 5'-nucleotidase domain-containing protein 4 translates to MADAAELVRLLRLRAAPRPSPPQRSGPPPRPQPPRLLRGLPCRRPPPLSLRCRALDASGPAAVEGERGEEDVFEDEEESYFSVTSSGLSQVDYLGQSTRGDLNVRRERLEALGGNGESTLHGPIEEIAWKEAGEAETLLHDLGIADPFSVRHSPRGIFCTRTLNLRSISVIGYDMDYTLIHYNVMAWEGRAYDYGMDNLKSMGFPVDDLKFDPDLVIRGLVIDKEKGNLVKPDRFGYIKRAMHGTQMLSTPFVSEIYGRELVDLRKESRWEFLNTLFSVSEAVMFMQMVDKLDQGLVPAELGPLDYKGLYNAVSKALFRAHVEGQLKREIMAEPERFVEPDPELPLALLDQKEAGKRLLLITNSDYHYTNKMMNHAFNRFLPNDVGWRDLFEMVMVSARKPEFFQLSHPFYEVVTDDGLMRPCFKANSGGLYSGGSAQMVEKSLDIHGDEILYVGDHIYTDVSQSKVHLRWRTALICRELEDEFDALVQSHGQKEKLVTLIQQKEIVGDLFNQLRLAQQRRSNSRPAQTLAATCMDDQELTESMQKLLIVMQRLDEKIGPMLESDGELFNKRWGWLSRAGLWDKSHLTRQIEKYADIYTSRVSNFLHYTPFMYFQSQEQTLAHDAHSYFREESIKVQ, encoded by the exons ATGGCGGACGCCGCGGAGCTCGtgcgcctcctccgcctccgggCCGCGCCGCGGCCGTCGCCTCCGCAGCGCTCCGGACCGCCcccgcggccgcagccgccgcgccTGCTCAGAGGTctcccctgccgccgccccccTCCCCTCTCGCTCCGGTGCCGCGCGCTGGACGCCAGCggtccggcggcggtggagggggaGCGTGGCGAGGAGGACGTGTTCGAGGATGAGGAGGAGTCCTACTTCTCGGTCACCTCGTCGGGGCTCTCGCAGGTGGACTACCTCGGGCAGAGCACCAGGGGGGATTTGAACGTACGGAGGGAGCGCCTCGAGGCGCTTG GTGGGAATGGCGAGTCAACACTGCATGGTCCTATTGAGGAGATTGCTTGGAAAGAAGCGGGAGAGGCTGAAACATTGCTTCATGACTTGGGAATTGCA GATCCATTTTCAGTAAGACACTCTCCTCGCGGAATTTTCTGCACCAGGACACTAAATCTTCGATCTATCAGTGTGATTGGCTATGATATGGATTACACATTAATTCATTACAACGTGATG GCCTGGGAAGGGCGTGCATATGATTATGGGATGGACAACCTTAAGAGCATGGGTTTCCCAGTTGATGACCTTAAATTTGATCCTGATCTG GTCATAAGAGGTCTTGTTATTGATAAAGAAAAAGGAAACTTGGTCAAACCTGATCGCTTTGGCTACATTAAGAGGGCCATGCATGGTACCCAGATGCTTTCCACTCCTTTTGTGAG TGAAATATATGGAAGGGAATTGGTGGACCTGCGGAAAGAAAGTCGATGGGAGTTCCTTAATACCCTTTTCTCAGTTTCAGAAGCTGTCATGTTTATGCAG ATGGTCGACAAGTTAGATCAGGGGTTGGTGCCAGCTGAACTTGGACCACTGGATTACAAAGGGCTGtacaat GCTGTTTCCAAAGCACTTTTTCGAGCACATGTAGAAGGCCAACTTAAG AGAGAAATAATGGCTGAGCCTGAGCGGTTTGTAGAGCCTGATCCAGAACTGCCTTTAGCTCTTCTTGATCAAAAAGAG GCTGGAAAAAGGTTGCTTCTTATTACTAATTCAGATTACCACTATACAAACAAAATGATGAATCATGCATTCAATCGCTTTCTTCCTAATGATGTGGGTTGGAGAGATCTTTTTGAGATG GTTATGGTCTCTGCAAGGAAGCCAGAGTTTTTCCAACTTTCACATCCATTTTATGAGGTTGTAACAGATGATGGATTGATGCGCCCCTGTTTTAAAGCAAATTCAG GTGGATTATACTCCGGTGGCAGCGCTCAGATGGTTGAGAAGTCACTAGACATTCATGGGGATGAGATATTATATGTTGGAGACCATATTTACACAGATGTAAGCCAATCAAAAGTTCATTTACGATGGAGGACAGCATTAATCTGCAGAGAACTAGAAGATGAG TTTGATGCGCTGGTCCAAAGCCATGGTCAGAAAGAAAAGCTTGTTACACTTATACAACAAAAAGAAATTGTGGGGGATCTTTTTAACCAGCTTCGCCTGGCTCAGCAGAGACGCTCTAATTCACGTCCTGCACAG ACACTTGCTGCAACTTGCATGGATGACCAGGAGCTTACAGAAAGTATGCAAAAGCTGCTCATTGTTATGCAAAGATTAGATGAAAAGATTGGACCTATGCTTGAATCGGATGGAGAGCTTTTTAATAAGAG ATGGGGTTGGCTGTCACGTGCTGGCCTATGGGACAAGAGTCATCTGACCAGGCAAATTGAGAA ATATGCTGATATATACACATCAAGGGTTTCAAATTTTCTACACTATACTCCATTCATGTATTTCCAATCTCAAGAACAG ACGTTAGCTCATGATGCCCATTCTTATTTTCGGGAAGAAAGCATTAAGGTTCAATGA
- the LOC112893413 gene encoding T-complex protein 1 subunit beta: protein MERLFKDDAIEEKGERARMASFVGAMAIADLVKTTLGPKGMDKILQSTGRGRSVTVTNDGATILKSLHIDNPAAKVLVDISKVQDDEVGDGTTSVVVLAGELLREAEKLVNMKIHPMTIIAGFRMALECARNALLQRTMDNKENTDKFRADLMNIAMTTLSSKILSQDKEYFAELAVDAVLRLKGSTNLEAIQILKKPGGSLKDSFLDEGFILDKKIGIGQPKRIENAKILVANTAMDTDKVKIYGARVRVDSMSKVADIEAAEKQKMREKVQKIIAHGINCFVNRQLIYNFPEELFADAGILAIEHADFEGIERLALVTGGEIASTFDNPESVKLGHCKVIEEIMIGEDRLIHFSGVEMGQACTIVLRGASEHVLDEAERSLHDALCVLSQTVNDTRVLFGGGWPEMVMAKEVDELARKTPGKKSHAIDAFSRALQAIPTTIADNAGLDSAELIAQLRAEHHKENCTAGIDVITGSVGDMQKLGIQESFKVKQAILLSATEAAEMILRVDEIITCAPRRREDRM from the exons ATGGAGAGGCTGTTCAAGGATGACGCCATCGAGGAGAAGGGCGAGCGCGCCCGGATG GCATCTTTTGTCGGAGCCATGGCAATTGCAGATTTGGTCAAGACCACATTGGGACCAAAGGGAATG GATAAGATCTTGCAATCAACTGGCAGAGGCCGGAGTGTTACCGTTACAAATGATGGGGCTACCATTTTGAAGTCGCTTCACATTGACAATCCTGCCGCGAAGGTCCTTGTTG ACATATCAAAAGTTCAAGATGATGAAGTTGGTGATGGAACAACTTCTGTCGTTGTTTTGGCTGGAGAGCTTTTGAGGGAGGCTGAGAAGTTGGTTAACATGAAGATTCATCCCATGACCATTATTGCAG GTTTCAGAATGGCTCTTGAGTGTGCAAGAAATGCTTTGCTACAAAGGACCATGGACAACAAAGAAAATACAG ATAAGTTCAGAGCTGATCTCATGAACATTGCTATGACTACCCTTAGTTCAAAAATTCTTTCCCAGGATAAGGAGTACTTTGCTGAACTTGCAGTTGATGCTGTCTTAAGGCTTAAG GGTAGCACCAACTTGGAAGCCATTCAAATTCTGAAGAAACCTGGAGGATCTCTTAAGGACTCCTTTTTGGATGAAGG GTTCATTCTTGACAAGAAAATTGGCATTGGGCAACCTAAGAGAATTGAGAATGCCAAAATTTTGGTTGCAAACACTGCTATGGACACAGATAAAGTTAAGATCTATGGGGCACGTGTCCGGGTGGATTCAATGTCTAAGGTTGCAGATATTGAAGCTGCTGAAAAGCAGAAAATGAGAGAGAAGGTGCAGAAGATTATAGCGCATGGGATCAACTGTTTTGTCAACAGGCAGTTAATCTATAACTTCCCTGAAGAACTCTTTGCTGATGCTGGCATACTCGCAATCGAGCATGCTGATTTTGAGGGCATTGAACGGCTAGCTCTTGTCACGGGTGGTGAGATTGCATCAACTTTTGATAATCCGGAGTCTGTTAAGCTTGGGCACTGCAAGGTTATTGAAGAGATTATGATTGGGGAGGACAGGCTAATTCATTTCTCTGGGGTTGAGATGGGACAGGCTTGCACCATTGTCCTGCGGGGAGCGAG TGAGCATGTGCTTGATGAGGCTGAGAGGTCCTTGCATGACGCCCTATGCGTGCTGTCCCAGACAGTGAACGACACCCGCGTCTTGTTTGGGGGTGGATGGCCTGAAATGGTGATGGCCAAAGAAGTTGATGAGCTTGCAAGGAAGACCCCTGGGAAGAAATCTCATGCTATCGATGCTTTCTCCCGTGCCCTGCAAGCCATCCCAACAACCATAGCTGACAATGCTGGTTTGGATAGTGCTGAGCTCATAGCTCAGCTCCGGGCTGAGCACCACAAGGAGAACTGCACTGCTGGAATTGATGTCATCACGGGCAGC GTTGGAGACATGCAGAAGCTGGGGATTCAAGAGTCATTCAAGGTGAAGCAGGCCATCCTTCTGTCCGCGACGGAGGCGGCAGAGATGATCCTCAGGGTCGATGAGATCATAACCTGCGCCCCACGCAGAAGAGAGGACAGGATGTGA